The following proteins are encoded in a genomic region of Triticum dicoccoides isolate Atlit2015 ecotype Zavitan chromosome 1B, WEW_v2.0, whole genome shotgun sequence:
- the LOC119303584 gene encoding transcription factor AIG1-like, which yields MATCQAPTSAPELSSSSGRSATEVRSLKVHSESERRRRERINTHLATLRRMIPDANQMDKATLLACVVNQVKELKRKATETTRLQATVPIPPEANEITVQCYTAASDNRTTCIHATVSCDDRPGLFVGLTGAFRGLGLRVLRTETASLGGRASHLFVLCKEGRDVGAGMRALEGAVRQAMAEVAFPEMVCGGSSWSKRERILEGRCPVMYSV from the exons ATGGCAACATGCCAGGCTCCCACTAGCGCGCCGGAGTTGTCGTCGTCGTCGGGTAGGAGCGCGACGGAGGTGAGGTCGCTGAAGGTCCATAGCGAGTCGGAGAGGCGGCGCCGGGAGAGGATCAATACCCACCTGGCCACGCTGAGGAGAATGATCCCTGATGCTAACCAG ATGGACAAGGCCACCTTGTTAGCATGTGTGGTGAACCAAGTGAAGGAACTCAAGAGGAAAGCAACTGAAACCACACGATTGCAAGCAACAGTGCCCATCCCTCCGGAGGCCAACGAGATCACCGTCCAATGCTACACCGCCGCCAGCGACAACCGGACCACGTGCATTCATGCCACCGTCAGCTGCGACGACCGGCCGGGCCTCTTCGTGGGTCTGACCGGAGCATTCCGTGGCCTCGGGTTGAGGGTGCTGAGAACAGAGACGGCCTCTCTGGGAGGCAGGGCGAGCcatttgtttgtgttgtgcaagGAGGGCCGCGATGTCGGTGCCGGCATGAGGGCCCTGGAGGGGGCGGTCCGGCAGGCGATGGCCGAGGTAGCCTTCCCGGAGATGGTGTGCGGTGGCAGCTCGTGGAGCAAGAGGGAGAGGATTTTAGAGGGGCGCTGCCCGGTCATGTACTCCGTTTAG